The Mercenaria mercenaria strain notata chromosome 8, MADL_Memer_1, whole genome shotgun sequence genome has a segment encoding these proteins:
- the LOC128558967 gene encoding long-chain fatty acid transport protein 2-like isoform X1, whose protein sequence is MYRSTIFFSSGIAIYYTMASKRNKIALGAAGIVGAGIVSWRAFFPWIGYDLTMMKQGGRLMNLFMKDINDERYVINMFEEAVANHPKKPFVIFEDRVYSYEFMNDQANRVANIAAKWGLKLGECVAIMIENEPSFIWTFLGLQKLGIAVGLINYNINGQPLVHTIRACEAKVLIVGSTDRIVHSVKEVRSDIGDIPVYVQGQHRGPEFQSWDSLMLATLPIPVCPSIRQGLTMKTTCCYIFTSGTTGLPKPVIITQLKGIGFSKFFQFFNFIPSDIVYTCTPLYHSAGFGLGLINTLDQGATMVLKRKFSARQYFEDVRKYNVTVIQYIGELCRYLLSVPESPLDGKHKVRVAVGNGLRADIWETFKQRYNIPRICEFFAATEGTAGFINLSNRTGSCGRYSPLISWLDKTPKLFVKVDIDTGEILRDKNGHCMPVGVGEAGVLLSGIPEFLNDIQFYKGSREMNEKKLVRNVVKEGDCFFNFGDMLSMDSDYFLYFKDRIGDTFRWRGENVATYEVSNVLTELDIIHDANVYGVEIPGTEGRAGMAAIHLADKVTITPEVLKVIFSHAKGKLPSYARPLFLRFPKEQAVTTTLKQQKTQLRKEGFHPQDIDDPLFYFDEQKKTYSPLTVASYGQFLTQSKL, encoded by the exons ATGTATAggtctaccatttttttttcttcaggcaTAGCTATTTATTACACGATGGCATCTAAACGGAACAAAATTGCACTCGGGGCAGCTGGCATTGTGGGAGCTGGAATTGTATCATGGCGAGCGTTCTTCCCGTGGATCGGTTATGATTTGACAATGATGAAACAAGGCGGTAGACTGATGAACTtgtttatgaaagatattaaCGATGAACGTTACGTCATTAATATGTTTGAAGAAGCAGTTGCAAATCACCCCAAGAAGCCATTTGTAATATTCGAGGACAGAGTGTACAGTTATGAGTTCATGAATGACCAGGCAAACAGAGTGGCAAATATAGCGGCAAAATGGGGGCTGAAACTTGGGGAATGTGTTGCTATAATGATAGAAAATGAACCGTCTTTCATCTGGACATTTCTTG GTTTACAGAAACTGGGTATAGCTGTTGGACTCATAAACTACAACATTAACGGACAGCCATTGGTTCACACAATACGAGCATGTGAGGCGAAGGTCCTCATCGTTGGTTCGa CTGATAGAATAGTTCACTCGGTCAAGGAGGTGAGGTCGGATATAGGAGATATTCCCGTGTATGTACAAGGTCAACACCGTGGTCCAGAGTTTCAGTCCTGGGATAGTTTGATGTTGGCTACACTTCCAATACCCGTATGTCCAAGTATAAGACAAGGGTTGACTATGAAAACgacatgttgttatatttttactTCCGGTACTACAG GTCTGCCAAAGCCTGTAATCATAACACAACTAAAAGGGATTGGTTTTAGTAAGTTCTTCCAGTTTTTCAACTTCATTCCATCAGACATCGTGTATACATGTACGCCACTATATCACAGTGCGGGATTTGGTCTGGGGCTTATAAACACACTGGATCAGG ggGCTACAATGGTTCTCAAACGGAAATTTTCTGCTCGTCAGTATTTTGAAGATGTACGAAAGTACAATGTGACTGTCATACAATATATAGGGGAGCTCTGTCGGTACCTACTATCCGTACCGGAG AGTCCGCTAGACGGTAAACATAAAGTGAGAGTGGCTGTTGGAAACGGGTTAAGGGCAGACATATGGGAGACCTTCAAACAGAGGTACAACATTCCTAGAATCTGTGAATTCTTTGCGGCAACTGAAGGAACAGCCGGCTTTATTAACCTTAGCAACCGGACAGGATCCTGTGGTCGCTACTCTCCTTTAATA TCCTGGCTGGATAAGACACCTAAGTTATTTGTGAAAGTGGACATAGACACTGGAGAAATCCTTCGAGATAAGAATGGACACTGTATGCCGGTCGGTGTTG GAGAAGCAGGGGTGTTACTGAGCGGTATACCTGAATTTCTCAACGATATACAGTTCTACAAAGGAAGCCGGGAAATGAATGAGAAGAAATTGGTGAGAAACGTTGTGAAGGAGGGGGACTGTTTCTTTAACTTTGGAGATATGTTGTCGATGGATTCAGATTACTTCTTGTATTTCAAGGACCGGATAGGGGACACGTTCAG ATGGAGAGGTGAAAATGTTGCAACGTATGAAGTTTCGAATGTTCTCACGGAGTTGGATATTATACATGATGCTAATGTGTACGGTGTGGAGATTCCAG GCACGGAGGGACGAGCTGGTATGGCAGCCATCCATCTAGCTGACAAGGTGACGATCACACCGGAAGTACTCAAGGTCATTTTCAGTCATGCAAAAGGAAAGCTACCAAGCTATGCCAGACCATTATTTCTAAGATTTCCCAAGGAACAGGCTGTAACAACAACgctaaaacaacagaaaacacaacTGAGAAAAGAAGGGTTCCACCCCCAAGATATAGACGACCCGCTATTCTATTTTGAcgaacaaaagaaaacatattcaCCCCTTACTGTTGCAAGTTACGGTCAGTTTCTTACACAGTCCAAACTGTAG
- the LOC128558967 gene encoding long-chain fatty acid transport protein 2-like isoform X2 — MASKRNKIALGAAGIVGAGIVSWRAFFPWIGYDLTMMKQGGRLMNLFMKDINDERYVINMFEEAVANHPKKPFVIFEDRVYSYEFMNDQANRVANIAAKWGLKLGECVAIMIENEPSFIWTFLGLQKLGIAVGLINYNINGQPLVHTIRACEAKVLIVGSTDRIVHSVKEVRSDIGDIPVYVQGQHRGPEFQSWDSLMLATLPIPVCPSIRQGLTMKTTCCYIFTSGTTGLPKPVIITQLKGIGFSKFFQFFNFIPSDIVYTCTPLYHSAGFGLGLINTLDQGATMVLKRKFSARQYFEDVRKYNVTVIQYIGELCRYLLSVPESPLDGKHKVRVAVGNGLRADIWETFKQRYNIPRICEFFAATEGTAGFINLSNRTGSCGRYSPLISWLDKTPKLFVKVDIDTGEILRDKNGHCMPVGVGEAGVLLSGIPEFLNDIQFYKGSREMNEKKLVRNVVKEGDCFFNFGDMLSMDSDYFLYFKDRIGDTFRWRGENVATYEVSNVLTELDIIHDANVYGVEIPGTEGRAGMAAIHLADKVTITPEVLKVIFSHAKGKLPSYARPLFLRFPKEQAVTTTLKQQKTQLRKEGFHPQDIDDPLFYFDEQKKTYSPLTVASYGQFLTQSKL, encoded by the exons ATGGCATCTAAACGGAACAAAATTGCACTCGGGGCAGCTGGCATTGTGGGAGCTGGAATTGTATCATGGCGAGCGTTCTTCCCGTGGATCGGTTATGATTTGACAATGATGAAACAAGGCGGTAGACTGATGAACTtgtttatgaaagatattaaCGATGAACGTTACGTCATTAATATGTTTGAAGAAGCAGTTGCAAATCACCCCAAGAAGCCATTTGTAATATTCGAGGACAGAGTGTACAGTTATGAGTTCATGAATGACCAGGCAAACAGAGTGGCAAATATAGCGGCAAAATGGGGGCTGAAACTTGGGGAATGTGTTGCTATAATGATAGAAAATGAACCGTCTTTCATCTGGACATTTCTTG GTTTACAGAAACTGGGTATAGCTGTTGGACTCATAAACTACAACATTAACGGACAGCCATTGGTTCACACAATACGAGCATGTGAGGCGAAGGTCCTCATCGTTGGTTCGa CTGATAGAATAGTTCACTCGGTCAAGGAGGTGAGGTCGGATATAGGAGATATTCCCGTGTATGTACAAGGTCAACACCGTGGTCCAGAGTTTCAGTCCTGGGATAGTTTGATGTTGGCTACACTTCCAATACCCGTATGTCCAAGTATAAGACAAGGGTTGACTATGAAAACgacatgttgttatatttttactTCCGGTACTACAG GTCTGCCAAAGCCTGTAATCATAACACAACTAAAAGGGATTGGTTTTAGTAAGTTCTTCCAGTTTTTCAACTTCATTCCATCAGACATCGTGTATACATGTACGCCACTATATCACAGTGCGGGATTTGGTCTGGGGCTTATAAACACACTGGATCAGG ggGCTACAATGGTTCTCAAACGGAAATTTTCTGCTCGTCAGTATTTTGAAGATGTACGAAAGTACAATGTGACTGTCATACAATATATAGGGGAGCTCTGTCGGTACCTACTATCCGTACCGGAG AGTCCGCTAGACGGTAAACATAAAGTGAGAGTGGCTGTTGGAAACGGGTTAAGGGCAGACATATGGGAGACCTTCAAACAGAGGTACAACATTCCTAGAATCTGTGAATTCTTTGCGGCAACTGAAGGAACAGCCGGCTTTATTAACCTTAGCAACCGGACAGGATCCTGTGGTCGCTACTCTCCTTTAATA TCCTGGCTGGATAAGACACCTAAGTTATTTGTGAAAGTGGACATAGACACTGGAGAAATCCTTCGAGATAAGAATGGACACTGTATGCCGGTCGGTGTTG GAGAAGCAGGGGTGTTACTGAGCGGTATACCTGAATTTCTCAACGATATACAGTTCTACAAAGGAAGCCGGGAAATGAATGAGAAGAAATTGGTGAGAAACGTTGTGAAGGAGGGGGACTGTTTCTTTAACTTTGGAGATATGTTGTCGATGGATTCAGATTACTTCTTGTATTTCAAGGACCGGATAGGGGACACGTTCAG ATGGAGAGGTGAAAATGTTGCAACGTATGAAGTTTCGAATGTTCTCACGGAGTTGGATATTATACATGATGCTAATGTGTACGGTGTGGAGATTCCAG GCACGGAGGGACGAGCTGGTATGGCAGCCATCCATCTAGCTGACAAGGTGACGATCACACCGGAAGTACTCAAGGTCATTTTCAGTCATGCAAAAGGAAAGCTACCAAGCTATGCCAGACCATTATTTCTAAGATTTCCCAAGGAACAGGCTGTAACAACAACgctaaaacaacagaaaacacaacTGAGAAAAGAAGGGTTCCACCCCCAAGATATAGACGACCCGCTATTCTATTTTGAcgaacaaaagaaaacatattcaCCCCTTACTGTTGCAAGTTACGGTCAGTTTCTTACACAGTCCAAACTGTAG